In Flavobacterium okayamense, a single window of DNA contains:
- a CDS encoding proline dehydrogenase family protein yields MEKIFNNTEVAFSLKSDTELERAYFLFKLIEKEPLVKIGTAVTNFALKAHLPVEGLIRSTVFDHFCGGVNEIDCLSVVDRMYTKGVSSVLDYSVEGKEEEAQFDAALDMTLRTIDFAKEREAIPFAVFKPTGFGRFALYQKIGEGKELTEIEREEWNRVVARFEKVCKTAYEKDVALLIDGEESWMQDAADDLVADMMQKYNQEKAIVFNTLQMYRWDRLDYLKKLHERAKAEGFHIGMKLVRGAYMEKENNRAEEKGYKSPICASKQATDENYDAAVLYMINHIDRMAIFAGTHNENSSYTLMQLMEEKGIAKNDNRIFFGQLYGMSDNISYNLAENGYNVAKYLPFGPVRDVMPYLIRRAEENTSVAGQTSRELDLIKKERTRRKL; encoded by the coding sequence ATGGAAAAGATTTTCAACAACACAGAAGTTGCTTTTTCTTTAAAAAGCGACACCGAATTAGAAAGAGCCTATTTTTTATTTAAACTTATTGAAAAAGAGCCCCTTGTAAAGATTGGAACTGCGGTAACCAATTTTGCTCTAAAAGCGCATTTACCAGTAGAAGGATTAATACGTTCTACGGTTTTTGATCATTTTTGTGGAGGTGTCAATGAAATAGATTGTCTTTCTGTTGTAGACAGAATGTACACTAAAGGTGTTTCTTCAGTTTTAGATTATTCTGTTGAAGGAAAGGAAGAAGAAGCACAGTTTGATGCCGCTTTAGATATGACTTTACGTACGATTGATTTTGCTAAAGAAAGAGAAGCAATTCCTTTTGCAGTGTTTAAACCAACAGGTTTTGGCCGTTTTGCATTGTACCAAAAAATAGGAGAAGGAAAAGAGCTTACTGAAATTGAAAGAGAAGAATGGAATAGAGTAGTAGCGCGTTTTGAAAAAGTGTGTAAAACAGCTTATGAAAAAGATGTGGCACTATTAATTGATGGTGAAGAAAGTTGGATGCAAGATGCAGCTGATGATTTAGTTGCCGATATGATGCAGAAATACAACCAAGAAAAAGCGATTGTTTTTAATACGTTACAAATGTATCGTTGGGATCGTTTAGATTATCTTAAAAAATTACACGAAAGAGCCAAAGCAGAAGGTTTCCACATTGGAATGAAATTAGTTCGTGGTGCTTACATGGAAAAAGAAAACAATAGAGCCGAAGAAAAAGGTTATAAATCGCCTATTTGTGCAAGCAAACAAGCTACTGATGAAAACTACGATGCTGCTGTTTTATATATGATTAACCATATTGACAGAATGGCCATTTTTGCAGGAACACATAACGAAAACAGTTCTTATACATTAATGCAATTAATGGAGGAAAAAGGAATTGCTAAAAACGATAACCGTATTTTCTTTGGACAATTGTATGGAATGAGCGACAATATTAGTTACAATTTAGCTGAAAACGGTTACAATGTGGCAAAGTATTTACCATTTGGACCAGTACGCGACGTTATGCCTTACTTAATACGTAGAGCCGAAGAAAACACTTCTGTAGCTGGACAAACGAGTAGGGAACTCGATTTAATTAAAAAGGAGAGAACTAGAAGAAAGTTATAA
- a CDS encoding YqaA family protein — protein sequence MQKQKKSRARLLHQYYKYTGFYAFIWDNTKKALIPLSVIVGILLYINYKVMSINDMLLYITQNFSDTFIFTLFFISESILGLLPPDIFIAWTKSTQSPLLYLSFLAVLSLGGGILSYYKGRTLLLIPKINDYLEGRMSKHIRNMQKWGGFLIAVGALLPLPFAMACLAAGMIKFPQRHFFVFASLRILRFVIYGYAIYSALS from the coding sequence ATGCAAAAACAAAAGAAATCTAGAGCTAGATTATTACACCAATATTATAAGTATACTGGTTTTTATGCTTTTATATGGGATAATACCAAAAAAGCATTGATTCCGTTGTCGGTTATTGTTGGTATTTTGCTTTACATTAATTATAAAGTAATGAGTATCAATGATATGCTTTTGTATATTACGCAAAATTTCAGCGATACATTTATTTTTACTTTATTTTTTATTTCAGAAAGTATTTTGGGACTATTACCTCCTGATATTTTTATAGCTTGGACAAAAAGTACTCAATCTCCTCTACTCTATTTATCATTTTTAGCAGTTTTATCATTAGGAGGAGGAATATTATCGTATTATAAAGGAAGAACTTTATTGTTAATCCCAAAAATAAATGACTATCTTGAAGGTCGCATGTCTAAGCATATAAGGAATATGCAAAAATGGGGTGGTTTTCTGATTGCTGTCGGAGCTTTACTTCCACTTCCTTTTGCTATGGCTTGTTTAGCAGCGGGTATGATTAAATTTCCGCAACGTCACTTTTTTGTTTTTGCATCGCTTAGAATTTTACGTTTTGTAATTTACGGTTATGCTATTTATTCTGCTTTATCATGA
- a CDS encoding DUF2461 domain-containing protein yields the protein MITQHTFSFLKELSENNNRDWFEVNKPVFEKQQAATKAFFNEVGEALSKLDSIEKTKIFRIYKDVRFSKDKTPYKTNFGVSYSRTKPMLRGGYYLHIENNNSFIGGGFWDPNKEDLERIRKEIELDASELREIINSTEFKKYFGELVGDEVKTAPKGFDKNHPDIDLIRKKQFLVMRKFTNKDVLSPNFKDEVVATFQAMRPYFDYMSSVLTTNLNGESLY from the coding sequence ATGATTACACAACATACTTTTTCTTTTTTAAAAGAATTAAGCGAAAACAATAATCGTGATTGGTTTGAAGTAAACAAACCTGTTTTTGAAAAACAACAAGCGGCAACCAAAGCTTTTTTTAATGAAGTAGGGGAAGCGCTTTCAAAATTAGATAGTATTGAGAAAACTAAAATCTTCAGGATTTATAAAGACGTTCGTTTTTCAAAAGATAAAACACCTTATAAAACAAATTTTGGTGTATCGTATAGTAGAACAAAACCTATGTTGCGTGGTGGTTATTACTTGCATATTGAAAACAACAATAGTTTTATAGGTGGTGGTTTTTGGGATCCAAATAAAGAAGATTTAGAGCGCATTCGTAAAGAAATAGAACTCGATGCTAGTGAATTACGTGAAATCATAAATAGTACAGAATTTAAGAAATACTTTGGCGAATTAGTTGGTGATGAAGTTAAAACGGCACCAAAAGGATTTGATAAAAACCATCCTGATATTGATTTAATTCGCAAAAAACAGTTTTTAGTAATGCGAAAGTTTACAAACAAAGATGTTTTATCACCAAATTTTAAAGACGAAGTTGTTGCTACATTTCAAGCCATGCGTCCGTATTTCGATTATATGAGTTCAGTTTTAACAACCAACTTAAATGGAGAGTCGCTTTACTAA
- the aroB gene encoding 3-dehydroquinate synthase, protein MQTIQAINHKILFNDNCYAFLNELLQVNTFSKIFVLVDENTSQYCLPNFLAQLATDVEIEIIELEAGEQFKNIETCAQVWQALIDLGGDRKSIVLNLGGGVITDIGGFIACTFKRGIEFINIPTTLLGMVDAAIGGKNGVDLGVLKNQIGIIREPKAVLVDTSFLDSLPASEMRSGLAEMLKHGLISDKTYWDKFKSLSSLNTEDLNELIHQSVQIKNTIVSEDLTENGIRKALNFGHTLGHAIESYCLENPEKPTLLHGHAVAIGMILESYISKEKGLLSNEEYYEIKYIISEYFDKVDFTKEDINQIIDLLIFDKKNEFGKVQFALLEGIGKIKINEYCDNDLIFKAFEDYK, encoded by the coding sequence ATGCAAACTATACAAGCCATCAATCATAAAATCTTATTTAACGATAATTGTTACGCATTTTTAAACGAATTATTACAAGTAAATACCTTCTCTAAGATTTTTGTTTTAGTCGATGAAAATACGTCACAGTATTGTTTGCCTAATTTTTTAGCACAATTGGCTACAGATGTTGAAATTGAAATCATTGAACTTGAAGCTGGTGAACAATTCAAGAATATTGAAACGTGTGCACAAGTTTGGCAAGCATTAATCGATTTAGGCGGCGATAGAAAAAGTATTGTTTTAAACCTTGGTGGTGGTGTTATTACTGATATTGGCGGATTTATTGCTTGTACTTTTAAACGCGGAATTGAGTTTATAAATATACCTACTACTTTGCTAGGAATGGTTGATGCTGCAATTGGTGGGAAAAATGGTGTTGATTTAGGGGTTTTAAAAAACCAAATTGGTATTATTCGCGAACCGAAAGCGGTATTAGTTGACACTTCGTTTTTAGACTCACTTCCAGCTTCGGAAATGCGTTCGGGTTTAGCTGAAATGCTAAAACATGGTTTAATTTCTGATAAAACTTATTGGGATAAATTTAAATCACTATCTTCTTTAAATACAGAAGATTTAAATGAATTAATTCATCAATCAGTTCAAATAAAAAACACTATAGTTTCTGAAGATTTAACGGAAAACGGCATTCGAAAAGCATTAAATTTCGGACATACTTTAGGTCACGCTATTGAAAGTTATTGTTTAGAAAATCCAGAAAAACCTACTCTACTTCATGGACATGCAGTTGCTATCGGAATGATATTAGAAAGCTACATTTCTAAAGAAAAAGGATTACTTTCAAATGAAGAATATTACGAGATTAAATATATTATAAGTGAATATTTTGATAAAGTAGATTTTACCAAAGAAGACATCAATCAAATTATTGATTTATTGATTTTTGACAAAAAAAATGAGTTCGGTAAAGTTCAATTTGCACTTTTAGAAGGAATTGGAAAAATTAAAATCAATGAATATTGCGATAACGATTTGATTTTCAAAGCATTTGAAGATTATAAATAA
- a CDS encoding deoxyhypusine synthase family protein, whose protein sequence is MKGPISQFVEKHYLHFNAAALVDAAKGYEEHLLDNGKMMVTLAGAMSTAELGKSLAEMIRQDKIHIISCTGANLEEDIMNLVAHNSYKRVPNYRDLSPQEEWDLLENHYNRVTDTCIPEEEAFRRLQSHLFDIWNKADKSGERYFPHEFMYQMINSGVLEQYYEIDPKDSWMVAAAEKNLPIVVPGWEDSTMGNIFASYCIKQEFKATTMKSGVEYMMWLADWYKDNCAGKGIGFFQIGGGIAGDFPICVVPMLYQDMEMHDVPFWAYFCQISDSTTSYGSYSGAVPNEKITWGKLDITTPKFIVESDATIVAPLIFAYILGW, encoded by the coding sequence ATGAAAGGACCAATTAGTCAATTTGTAGAAAAACATTATTTACATTTTAACGCTGCTGCTTTAGTTGATGCCGCAAAAGGATACGAAGAGCATTTATTAGACAACGGTAAAATGATGGTAACTTTAGCTGGAGCCATGTCAACAGCTGAATTAGGAAAATCATTAGCAGAAATGATTCGTCAAGATAAAATTCACATTATTTCTTGTACAGGAGCAAACTTAGAAGAAGACATTATGAACTTAGTAGCTCATAATTCATATAAAAGAGTTCCTAATTACAGAGATTTATCACCACAAGAAGAATGGGATTTATTAGAAAACCATTATAATCGTGTAACAGATACTTGTATTCCTGAAGAAGAAGCTTTTAGAAGATTACAATCTCATTTATTTGATATTTGGAATAAAGCTGACAAATCAGGAGAAAGATATTTTCCGCATGAATTTATGTACCAAATGATTAATTCTGGAGTTTTAGAGCAATATTACGAAATTGACCCTAAAGATTCTTGGATGGTTGCTGCAGCTGAGAAAAACTTACCAATTGTAGTCCCAGGATGGGAAGATAGTACAATGGGTAATATTTTTGCTTCTTACTGTATTAAACAAGAATTCAAAGCTACTACAATGAAAAGTGGCGTTGAATACATGATGTGGTTAGCAGATTGGTACAAAGATAATTGTGCAGGAAAAGGTATTGGTTTCTTTCAAATTGGTGGAGGTATCGCTGGAGACTTCCCTATTTGTGTTGTGCCAATGTTATATCAAGATATGGAAATGCATGATGTTCCATTTTGGGCATATTTCTGCCAAATTTCCGATTCTACAACAAGTTATGGTTCGTATTCAGGAGCAGTTCCTAATGAAAAAATCACTTGGGGTAAATTAGATATCACAACACCGAAATTCATTGTAGAATCAGATGCTACTATCGTTGCACCGCTGATTTTTGCTTATATTTTAGGTTGGTAA
- a CDS encoding acyl-CoA thioesterase, with the protein MRFHTRKWVKPEDLNPNETLFGGRLLAWIDEEAALYAIIQLENSRVVTKHMSEINFMASAKQGDIIELGLDVTRFGKSSLTLRCEARNKMTRETILTVDSITMVNLDESGKPKPHGKTEIEFVRDRLDNND; encoded by the coding sequence ATGAGATTTCACACAAGAAAATGGGTAAAACCTGAAGATTTAAATCCAAATGAAACTTTGTTTGGAGGACGTTTATTAGCTTGGATAGACGAAGAAGCCGCTTTATATGCCATTATTCAACTTGAAAATTCTAGAGTAGTTACAAAACATATGTCGGAAATTAATTTTATGGCGAGTGCTAAGCAAGGTGATATAATCGAATTAGGATTAGATGTTACTAGGTTTGGAAAAAGTTCATTAACCTTGCGATGTGAAGCTAGAAATAAAATGACAAGAGAAACTATTTTAACCGTGGATTCTATCACTATGGTTAATTTAGACGAATCAGGAAAGCCTAAACCTCACGGAAAAACAGAAATAGAATTTGTTAGAGATAGATTAGATAATAATGACTAA
- a CDS encoding fibrobacter succinogenes major paralogous domain-containing protein → MKKFLILLVVVVSILSCSKDFDDNLSVYGTVTDADGNTYQTIKIGNQTWMLENLKTTKYNDGQPITLYSFATHGINWLNFNQPNAFYQWAETSDLNDVYPDDLPQDYYGAMYNHLAIESGKLAPLGWRIPSQSDFQELENYLSQNGYANNEGLTLKTDFGWLPSSGNGTDAVNFRGLPNGYVSAFGTPTFAEGVCTWATSDVTYTNPNETSGTRVMIQLFDTPTIQYIDNPIQIGAGIRCIKN, encoded by the coding sequence ATGAAAAAGTTTTTAATTCTTCTTGTTGTTGTAGTTAGTATACTTTCATGTTCTAAAGATTTCGATGATAATCTTTCTGTTTACGGTACCGTAACGGATGCTGATGGAAATACCTACCAAACAATCAAAATTGGTAATCAAACGTGGATGTTAGAAAATTTAAAAACAACTAAATATAACGACGGTCAACCCATTACGCTATATTCTTTTGCAACTCATGGAATAAATTGGTTAAATTTTAATCAACCTAATGCTTTTTATCAATGGGCTGAAACTAGTGATTTAAATGACGTTTATCCCGATGATTTACCACAAGATTATTATGGTGCAATGTACAATCATTTAGCAATAGAATCGGGAAAATTAGCCCCATTAGGTTGGCGAATTCCTAGCCAATCCGATTTCCAAGAATTAGAGAATTATTTAAGTCAAAATGGCTATGCAAATAATGAAGGTTTGACTTTAAAAACTGATTTTGGATGGTTACCCTCATCAGGTAATGGAACAGATGCAGTTAATTTTAGAGGACTTCCTAATGGTTATGTAAGTGCTTTTGGTACACCTACTTTTGCAGAAGGTGTTTGCACTTGGGCAACTTCAGATGTGACTTATACAAATCCAAATGAAACAAGTGGAACCCGAGTTATGATTCAACTTTTTGATACTCCTACAATACAATATATTGATAATCCAATCCAAATTGGCGCTGGAATAAGATGTATAAAAAATTAA
- a CDS encoding glyoxalase, which produces MKTKDEALLEIRGNSIGQIFETSTLEERFQNQTIRPILKFQNDLFVEVFKNYATKQKGVFFTLSPEKKMNYIETAIQRDIKFRNSLKGIVIGMFTISEYKEYIQNSSNLNKRMMNLLIERLKSQVQLFEEAA; this is translated from the coding sequence ATGAAAACTAAAGACGAAGCTCTTTTAGAAATTAGAGGTAATTCTATAGGTCAAATTTTCGAGACCTCTACTCTAGAAGAAAGATTTCAAAATCAAACGATTAGGCCTATTTTAAAGTTTCAAAATGATTTGTTTGTTGAAGTTTTTAAAAACTATGCAACCAAACAAAAAGGTGTTTTCTTTACACTTTCGCCAGAAAAGAAAATGAACTATATCGAAACAGCCATACAGCGTGATATTAAGTTCAGAAACTCTTTAAAAGGAATTGTAATTGGTATGTTTACGATTTCAGAATACAAAGAATACATTCAAAATTCGTCTAATTTGAACAAACGAATGATGAATTTGCTTATCGAAAGATTAAAAAGTCAGGTGCAATTATTTGAAGAAGCCGCTTAG
- a CDS encoding DUF3817 domain-containing protein: MIKFFKITALLEGISLLALLFFAMPMKYVANDPLYVKHIGMAHGLLFIAYIVLASVLKYEQKWDMKKYFIICIASVIPFGTFYVEKKYLSSLS, translated from the coding sequence ATGATAAAATTTTTTAAGATTACAGCTTTATTAGAAGGTATTTCTTTATTGGCATTATTATTTTTTGCAATGCCAATGAAATATGTAGCTAACGATCCTTTATATGTAAAGCATATTGGTATGGCTCATGGTTTACTTTTTATTGCTTATATTGTACTGGCTTCAGTTTTAAAATATGAGCAAAAATGGGACATGAAAAAATATTTTATTATCTGTATAGCTTCTGTTATCCCTTTCGGGACATTTTATGTAGAGAAAAAATATTTAAGTAGTTTATCATAA
- a CDS encoding OmpA family protein, which yields MKKIIAILSLTVFASITTNAQDKTETTTDFNKWSVDLNAGLSKPTAPFSSNYYAANTNFIHGDLGLRYMFNNKFGLKLDFGLDSFENKSESIEFKGMYYRTSLQGVINLGRIMNFEDWTNTINLQAHTGAGFSFMTNDNFDGNDDMTNFILGLTAQFRLSNRVALNADFTMINNVNQQYTFDGFEDPAVKEDRGFNSTLYNATLGISIYLGKNEKHADWVTNDSKYDALEKRVADLEIMLNDTDKDGVADAFDVEPNTITGIDVDTKGRGIDMNKNGVPDQIEAYIEKMKKDNAPAAQSGTSLEEMINGGYINVYFDFNSSKPTAASYDAINFITNYLKNNPSKSADVYGYADEIGDSEYNKNLSATRANYVKDVITKAGVDANRMTVKPQGEDTSVDAKSTDARKLVRRVTFKLN from the coding sequence ATGAAAAAAATTATTGCAATTTTATCATTAACTGTGTTTGCCTCAATTACAACAAACGCACAAGATAAAACAGAAACAACCACTGATTTTAATAAATGGTCAGTTGATTTAAATGCTGGTTTAAGTAAACCTACAGCACCTTTTTCGTCAAACTATTATGCAGCGAATACTAACTTCATTCATGGAGATTTAGGACTTCGTTACATGTTTAACAATAAATTCGGTCTAAAATTAGATTTTGGTTTAGATTCATTCGAAAATAAATCTGAATCTATTGAATTTAAAGGAATGTACTACAGAACAAGTTTACAAGGTGTAATTAACCTTGGTAGAATCATGAACTTTGAAGATTGGACGAATACTATCAACTTACAAGCACATACGGGTGCTGGTTTTTCATTTATGACAAATGATAACTTTGATGGTAATGATGATATGACAAACTTTATTTTAGGTTTAACAGCTCAATTTAGATTGTCTAATCGTGTGGCATTAAATGCAGACTTTACAATGATTAACAATGTTAATCAACAATATACTTTTGATGGTTTTGAAGATCCAGCGGTTAAAGAAGATAGAGGTTTTAACTCAACACTTTACAATGCTACTTTAGGTATCTCTATTTACTTAGGTAAAAATGAAAAACATGCTGACTGGGTAACTAACGATTCTAAATATGATGCCTTAGAGAAAAGAGTGGCTGATTTAGAAATCATGTTAAACGATACAGATAAAGATGGTGTTGCTGATGCATTTGATGTTGAGCCTAATACTATTACAGGTATCGATGTTGATACTAAAGGACGTGGAATTGACATGAACAAAAATGGTGTACCCGATCAAATTGAAGCTTACATTGAAAAAATGAAGAAAGATAATGCTCCTGCAGCACAATCTGGAACTTCTTTAGAAGAAATGATTAACGGTGGTTACATCAATGTATATTTCGATTTCAATTCAAGTAAACCAACTGCTGCTTCTTATGATGCAATCAATTTTATTACAAACTACTTGAAAAACAATCCTTCAAAATCGGCAGACGTTTATGGTTATGCTGATGAAATTGGAGATTCAGAATACAACAAAAACCTTTCTGCTACAAGAGCTAACTACGTTAAAGACGTAATTACTAAAGCTGGTGTAGATGCTAACAGAATGACTGTTAAGCCACAAGGTGAAGATACTTCAGTAGATGCAAAATCTACAGATGCTAGAAAGTTAGTAAGAAGAGTTACTTTCAAATTGAACTAA
- a CDS encoding mechanosensitive ion channel family protein codes for MKIFNWAYDILINLGLSETSSSYGNLLVNIIVLTIVAYILDYIFKKFLIICLAIVAARTKSTFDDFLVANKTAKYIAHLIPLLFIYKTVPVILADFTKWENFFEKGIKIYIIVLSLWIIRSVFNSLKDYLKEKPRFSDKPIDSYIQVIMIMLWMFGIFSFLSILFSINKTTFIATFGSISAIIILIFRDTILGFVASISVSVNDMVRIGDWITMEKFGADGDVIEINLATVKVRNFDNTTTTIPTYSLISDSFKNWRGMLKSDGRRIKRHVLIRSKSVRFVNKEELDRFKKIQHLTSYIDHRQSDIDKFNENNNIDKSIIVNGRNLTNLGLFRKYITQYLLSHPGINKDMMLMVRHLQPTEKGIPLEIYCFSKDKVWENYEYIMADILDHIIASVSYFDLELFELENVLSD; via the coding sequence GTGAAAATTTTTAATTGGGCATACGATATATTAATCAATCTAGGTTTAAGTGAAACATCTTCATCTTATGGAAACTTATTGGTTAACATTATCGTATTAACAATAGTTGCTTATATATTAGACTACATTTTTAAAAAGTTCCTTATTATTTGTTTAGCTATAGTTGCTGCAAGAACTAAATCTACATTTGATGATTTTTTAGTTGCAAATAAAACAGCTAAATACATTGCACACTTAATACCTTTACTTTTTATATATAAGACAGTTCCTGTTATTTTAGCTGATTTTACTAAATGGGAAAATTTTTTTGAAAAAGGCATAAAAATATACATAATTGTACTTTCACTTTGGATTATTCGAAGTGTATTCAATTCTTTAAAAGATTATCTTAAAGAAAAACCAAGATTTAGCGACAAGCCTATTGATAGCTACATTCAAGTAATTATGATTATGCTTTGGATGTTTGGAATTTTCTCTTTTCTATCCATTTTATTTAGCATAAATAAAACTACTTTTATTGCCACTTTTGGTTCTATTTCCGCAATTATTATTTTGATTTTTAGAGATACTATACTTGGATTTGTAGCTAGTATTTCTGTTTCTGTAAATGATATGGTTCGAATTGGCGATTGGATTACAATGGAAAAGTTTGGAGCCGATGGAGATGTAATTGAAATTAATTTAGCTACTGTAAAAGTTCGAAATTTTGATAATACTACCACAACTATCCCAACTTATAGTTTAATCTCCGATAGTTTTAAAAACTGGAGAGGAATGTTGAAGTCTGATGGAAGAAGAATTAAAAGACATGTTTTAATTCGTTCTAAATCAGTTCGTTTTGTAAATAAAGAAGAACTCGATCGATTTAAAAAAATTCAACATTTAACATCATATATAGATCACAGACAAAGCGATATTGATAAATTTAATGAAAATAACAATATTGATAAATCTATAATTGTAAATGGGAGAAATCTTACTAATTTAGGGTTGTTCAGAAAATATATAACACAATATTTATTATCTCATCCAGGTATTAATAAAGATATGATGTTAATGGTGAGACATCTTCAACCCACTGAAAAAGGTATACCTCTAGAAATTTATTGTTTTTCTAAAGATAAAGTTTGGGAAAACTATGAATACATTATGGCAGATATTTTAGACCATATTATTGCTTCTGTTTCTTATTTCGACTTAGAATTGTTTGAATTAGAGAATGTTCTTAGCGATTAG
- a CDS encoding arginine decarboxylase: protein MKTSYSDLINQTFYFPQEEFTLNKDNLHFHGIDLMKLVEEYGTPLKFTYLPKISKNIRQAKLWFRNSMEKLDYDANYYYCYCTKSSHFKFVLDEALKNNIHIETSSAFDINIVENLIEEGKINKNTFVVCNGFKRDAYIENIARLINNGHKNTIPVIDNYEELDLLQEKIKSKIKIGIRIAAEEEPKFEFYTSRLGIGYKNIVPFYRKQIQENKKVELKMLHFFINTGIRDTAYYWNELLKCMKVYIALKKECPTLDSLNIGGGFPIKNSLAFDYDYQYMIEEILNQIKIACDEAEVDVPNIFTEFGSFTVGESGGAVYEVLYQKQQNDRENWNMIDSSFITTLPDTWAINKRFVMLAVNRWNDTYERVLLGGLTCDSDDYYNSEQHMNAVYLPKYNKEKPLYIGFFNTGAYQETIGGFGGLHHCLIPQPKHILIDRDKNGILATEVFSEQQSADQVLNILGYNKK from the coding sequence ATGAAAACAAGTTATTCGGATTTAATTAACCAAACTTTTTACTTCCCTCAAGAAGAATTTACTTTAAACAAAGATAATTTACACTTCCATGGAATCGACTTAATGAAACTAGTTGAAGAATATGGAACTCCATTAAAATTCACATATTTACCTAAAATTTCTAAAAACATTCGCCAGGCAAAACTTTGGTTTAGAAATTCTATGGAAAAATTAGACTATGATGCAAACTATTACTATTGCTATTGTACAAAAAGTTCTCATTTTAAATTCGTTTTAGACGAGGCTTTAAAAAACAACATTCACATTGAGACTTCTTCGGCTTTCGATATCAACATTGTTGAAAATTTAATTGAAGAAGGAAAAATTAATAAAAACACTTTTGTTGTTTGTAATGGATTTAAACGTGATGCCTACATTGAAAACATAGCTCGTTTAATCAATAACGGACATAAAAATACGATTCCTGTAATTGATAATTACGAAGAATTAGATTTACTTCAAGAGAAAATCAAGAGTAAAATCAAAATAGGTATTCGTATTGCTGCCGAAGAAGAACCAAAATTCGAATTCTATACTTCTCGTTTAGGAATAGGCTATAAAAACATTGTTCCTTTTTACAGAAAACAAATACAAGAAAATAAGAAAGTCGAGCTTAAAATGCTTCACTTCTTCATTAATACAGGTATTCGCGATACTGCTTACTACTGGAATGAATTATTAAAGTGTATGAAAGTTTACATTGCTTTGAAAAAAGAATGTCCTACACTTGATAGTTTAAATATTGGTGGTGGTTTCCCAATCAAAAACTCATTAGCTTTTGATTACGATTATCAATACATGATTGAAGAGATATTAAATCAAATTAAAATTGCTTGTGACGAAGCTGAAGTTGATGTTCCAAATATCTTTACAGAATTTGGTTCGTTTACAGTTGGAGAATCTGGAGGAGCAGTTTATGAAGTTTTATATCAAAAACAACAAAATGATAGAGAGAATTGGAATATGATTGACTCTTCTTTCATTACTACACTTCCTGATACATGGGCAATTAATAAACGCTTTGTAATGTTAGCTGTAAATCGCTGGAATGATACTTACGAAAGAGTTTTACTGGGTGGATTGACTTGTGATTCTGATGATTACTACAATTCTGAACAACACATGAATGCAGTTTATTTACCAAAATACAACAAAGAAAAACCTTTATATATTGGCTTCTTCAACACAGGAGCCTACCAAGAAACGATTGGTGGTTTTGGAGGATTACACCACTGTTTAATTCCGCAACCAAAACACATCTTAATAGATAGAGACAAAAACGGTATTTTAGCAACAGAAGTTTTCTCTGAGCAACAAAGTGCTGATCAAGTTTTAAATATTTTAGGTTACAATAAAAAATAA